The proteins below come from a single Papaver somniferum cultivar HN1 chromosome 11, ASM357369v1, whole genome shotgun sequence genomic window:
- the LOC113324799 gene encoding uncharacterized protein LOC113324799 codes for MRFLGYPWPHRHNIITARPYLEESKSTQRVEKTSTKSLGTNGWWRVQLRNHVVQFYEDKFNGQDPVIEGDLFYFEHASISVEESNAMDMIPSPEEIKQAVFDLSADSAPGPDGFSGCFYRHCWDIIHDDLSKAIIHCWNAGSIPNGVNSSFIILLAKVRGANTLRNFRPIGLSNFFFKIFTKILATRLGAVLDKLVSEEQVAFMKGRNIHENISLASEMVNELHYKRKDGNIGLKLDISQAFDTSARISVILNGSTEGYFKINRGLRQGDPLSPLIFVLIEDVLSRNITKLFRDKKMTPMVTRGDLLGSYHRASGQTVCRQKSKIYYGGGSSSWCNYIASYLGMSGATFPDRYLGVQIMPGIVRYRHISNVVEKIKNQLAGWRGRLLSFHDRIVLFKSVIASYYIHNMAIYKWPRKFILQCERAIRNFIWSGDSNINRVVVVAFDKICCPFEEGGLGLTLMATMNKALIMKLWWKIRNSTKKWALFLKAKLFDRKGCIKHSGVKSSIFPGLRSVYNCVEKNTKVLIGDGRDTSLYYDICFDKTSIADVLNDYSLDATARVSDILKDDLWDIPEIHLQYLIASGLELNRIPIPMGGADVRVWMPELKGEFSVKSATELLRQKYSRLEGTQLLWRKEVHPVLTAQNWKFLRGACATYDLIRRRACNWLADVFKLQPNANLIVSFKAAKGRSHIVRDLWLIANLVLRSELWQLRNKAVFEHKKPNWSIFHKRVLKLIQDYSIRLKGHMNNSDDDVVLLNYFRVQHRSVKLHHPVACFWLPPEANELQICCDGAARGNPGIAGVGVVARDEHFSVLGAMSIVLGVTTNYLAELYGIIVGLEWAMQWGFSCICIRSNSMGVVEAFKNDSIPC; via the exons ATGCGATTCCTGGGTTACCCTTGGCCGCACCGTCACAACATAATAACAGCTCGTCCCTATTTGGAGGAGTCCAAAAGCACTCAACGGGTTGAAAAAACTTCAACCAAAAGTCTAGGAACAAATGGTTGGTGGAGGGTTCAA CTTCGTAATCATGTAGTTCAGTTCTATGAAGATAAGTTCAATGGCCAAGATCCGGTGATAGAaggtgatttattttattttgagcaTGCTTCAATTTCTGTTGAGGAGAGCAACGCCATGGATATGATTCCTTCCCCGGAAGAAATTAAGCAAGCTGTTTTTGATCTGAGTGCGGATAGTGCCCCAGGGccggatggtttctctggttgtttctatcGTCATTGTTGGGATATTATTCATGATGATTTATCCAAGGCCATTATTCATTGTTGGAATGCGGGTAGTATTCCAAATGGTGTTAATTCATCTTTTATCATCTTGCTGGCTAAGGTAAGGGGTGCTAATACTCTTCGAAatttcagaccaattggtcttagtaattttttcttcaaaattttcactAAGATCCTAGCTACTAGACTTGGTGCAGTTTTGGATAAGCTTGtgtctgaagaacaggtagccttcATGAAAGGGAGgaatattcatgagaatattagCTTGGCGTCGGAGATGGTTAATGAGTTGCATTATAAACGCAAGGATGGAAACATTGGccttaaacttgatatttctcaagcttttgacacg TCTGCTAGAATTTCTGTCATTTTGAATGGTAGCACGGAAGGTTACTTCAAAATTAACAGAGGTTTGCGTCAAGGTGATCCCCTCTCCCCTTTGATTTTTGTcttgattgaggatgttcttagcAGAAATATTACGAAGCTTTTTCGTGATAAAAAGATGACGCCCATGGTAACTAGAGgtg ACTTGTTGGGTAGTTATCATCGTGCTTCAGGTCAGActgtttgtcgtcaaaagagtaagatttattatggtggtggttcttcgAGTTGGTGTAATTATATTGCATCTTATTTGGGGATGAGTGGAGCTACTTTTCCGGACCGCtatttgggagttcaaattatgcCAGGTATTGTTCGATATCGCCATATTAGCAATGTTGTTGAAAAGATTAAAAATCAGCTTGCTGGTTGGAGAGGGAGGTTATTATCTTTTCATGATCGCATTGTTCTTTTTAAATCAGTTATTGCCAGTTATTACATTCATAATATGGCTATTTATAAGTGGCCTCGTAAGTTTATTCTTCAATGTGAGAGGGCTATCCGTAACTTTATTTGGTCTGGTGATTCGAACATTAATCGTGTAGTGGTAGTGGCTTTTGATAAAATCTGTTGCCCTTTTGAGGAGGGGGGTCTCGGACTAACTCTTATGGCCACTATGAACAAAGCTCTTATTATGAAACTTTGGTGGAAGATTCGTAATTCTACAAAGAAGTGGGCTCTTTTCCTGAAGGCAAAATTATTTGATCGTAAGGGTTGTATTAAGCATTCGGGggttaaatcttctatttttcctgGTTTAAGGAGTGTGTATAATTGTGTGGAAAAGAATACTAAGGTCTTAATTGGTGATGGTAGAGATACTTCTCTTTATTATGACATTTGTTTTGATAAGACTAGTATTGCTGATGTGCTAAATGATTATTCTCTCGATGCAACAGCTAGAGTAAGTGATATTTTAAAGGATGACCTTTGGGATATTCCTGAAATTCACTTGCAATACTTGATTGCTTCTGGTCTAGAGTTGAATAGGATTCCAATTCCTATGGGTGGAGCTGATGTTAGGGTATGGATGCCGGAGTTGAAGGGTGAGTTCAGTGTTAAGTCTGCAACTGAGTTGCTTCGGCAGAAGTATTCTCGGTTAGAAGGTACGCAGCTTCTGTGGAGAAAAGAAGTTCATCCCGTTCTTACTGCTCAGAACTGGAAATTCTTGCGTGGAGCTTGTGCTACGTATGACCTTATCAGGCGCAG AGCCTGTAATTGGCTAGCTGATGTGTTCAAGTTACAACCTAATGCTAACCTTATTGTTTCTTTTAAAGCAGCAAAAGGAAGGAGTCATATTGTCCGTGATCTGTGGCTTATTGCCAACCTTGTTCTTAGGTCGGAGCTATGGCAGTTGCGGAACAAGGCTGTTTTCGAGCATAAAAAGCCTAATTGGAGTATCTTTCATAAGCGCGTTCTGAAGTTGATACAAGATTATTCAATTCGGCTCAAGGGTCATATGAACAAtagtgatgatgatgttgttcttctgaactaTTTTAGAGTTCAGCACCGTAGTGTGAAGTTGCATCATCCTGTGGCTTGTTTTTGGTTACCGCCTGAGGCTAATGAATTAcaaatttgttgtgatggagcggcGAGAGGTAACCCAGGCATTGCGGGTGTAGGTGTAGTAGCTAGGGATGAGCATTTTTCAGTACTTGGTGCTATGAGTATTGTGCTAGGAGTCACGACGAATTATTTAGCAGAATTGTACGgcattattgttggtttggagtgggctatgcAATGGGGTTTTTCTTGTATTTGTATACGGTCTAATTCTATGGGAGTTGTTGAAGCTTTCAAGAATGACTCAATTCCCTG ctga
- the LOC113324800 gene encoding uncharacterized protein LOC113324800: MRVLFWNINGVARDVAQDKLKELIRDFKTDIFGIAEPKVPCSAGFRFGLLREGYSSHVINNASSSSIANIWVCYSNTLNLSIVNVSKQAIIVEVDGVHVSFVHATYIQVTRRNLWQQLVSSGDGIPWLVIGDFNCILRLDEKKGGLEPRTSAINEFSDWLDDNNLFEADALGSKFTWTNRQSGMTRIRLKGVIKEWNLRVFGNVHSRLKQDQLRFEAAALHSDENPDDITKLNIMKDAMDNLNDTRAQLNTMLKQKSRNKWLVEGSSNTNYFHNSIRIRRSSNTISELVDSAGNTISDYELLRNHVVHYYEDKFNGPELETDPILFDYDHISISEEESLAMDRIPSSEEIKQAVFDLGADSAPGPDGFSGCFYRHCWDIIQDDLLRAVIYCWNSGHIPNGVNSSLIVLIPKVRGANSLRNFRTIGLSKFFFKIFTKILATRLGSVLDKLVSEEQVAFMKGHNIHENISLASELINELHINRKDGNLGLQLDISQAFDTVIWSFVLEVFRSPGGFFKINRGLRQGDPLSPLIFVLMEDVLSRNITKLFAEKRMSYMCASGQSVCRQKSKIYYGGGSLSRRNYLVDYLGMSVATFPDRYLGVQIMHGVVSYSIHNMAIYKWPSKFIVQCERAIRNFIWSGDSNVSRAVVVAYDKICCPFEEGGLGLSRMATMNSAMLMKLWWKISTSKKNWAGYLKAKFFSRRGCIKTYGVKSTILPGIRRVYKYVEANTKVLLGDGRSTSLYYDVWYGEKCFAEILDDFTLDRLVLVSDCYRDNQWVFPENHLNCLLAAGVDMHNLPFPNVGEDKRVWMPNFSGDFSVSSAKELIRQKHGSFNAASMLWRKEIHPRLAAQNWKFIRGACATLDIIQSRFRIHLANKCVLCETEEESLEHILFLCSFAARAWSWISGIFGMTANFNIVDSFKAAKGRSAIVRDLWLVANLVIRSELWAMRNKCIFEKHKPSWGLFSKRVLKLIQEYSVHLKGFMRNSVDDMVLLDYFCVVHRSVRHQQHIEVLWQPPELNEILICCDGAARGNPGIAGAGVVARDSSCAVLGALNIGLGVTTNYLAELYAIIIGMEWAMQWNYDRICVQSDSYGVVQALQSSSIPWFARARWGRLCNHYISIRIIHTYREANFSADKMAKNGCYLDNEVGIQYEGRPDFLISVENPNVSYFRFK, translated from the exons ATGCGGGTGTTGTTTTGGAATATCAATGGAGTTGCACGTGATGTAGCTCAAGATAAACTAAAGGAGTTGATTAGAGATTTTAAAACagatatttttggtattgctGAACCAAAAGTTCCATGTTCTGCTGGGTTCAGATTTGGTTTACTAAGAGAAGGTTATTCTTCTCATGTTATTAATAATGCTTCTTCTTCTAGTATTGCTAATATTTGGGTTTGTTATTCAAATACTCTAAATCTTTCAAttgttaatgtcagtaagcaggcAATAATAGTTGAGGTGGATGGTGTTCATGTTTCTTTTGTCCATGCTACCTATATTCAGGTTACTAGGAGGAATCTTTGGCAGCAACTTGTTAGTTCTGGTGATGGTATTCCATGGTTAGTCATTGGGGATTTTAACTGTATTCTTCGTTTGGACGAGAAGAAGGGTGGTCTTGAACCTAGAACCTCAgctattaatgagttttcagatTGGTTGGATGACAACAATCTCTTTGAAGCTGATGCTTTGGGAAGTAAGTTCACTTGGACAAATAGACAATCAGGTATGACTAGAATT AGACTAAAAGGAGTTATCAAGGAATGGAATCTTCGTGTTTTTGGTAATGTGCATTCTAGGTTAAAGCAGGATCAGTTGAGGTTTGAGGCAGCTGCTCTTCATTCTGATGAAAACCCGGATGACATTACAAAGTTAAATATTATGAAGGATGCTATGGATAATCTTAATGATACTCGTGCTCAGTTGAATACTATGCTTAAGCAGAAATCTAGAAATAAGTGGCTTGTGGAGGGTTCAAGTAACACTAATTACTTTCATAATAGCATCAGAATTCGTAGAAGTTCTAACACTATTTCTGAACTTGTTGACAGTGCAGGCAATACTATTTCTGATTATGAGCTGCTTAGAAATCATGTTGTGCACTATTATGAGGATAAGTTTAATGGGCCGGAGTTGGAGACTGATCCTATTTTGTTTGACTATGATCATATTAGCATCTCGGAGGAGGAAAGTTTAGCTATGGACAGAATTCCAtcttctgaggagattaaacaaGCAGTTTTTGATCTAGGGGCAGACAGTGCTCCAGGGCCGGATGGGTTTTCTGGTTGTTTCTATAGACACTGCTGGGATATTATTCAAGATGACTTATTAAGAGCCGTTATTTATTGCTGGAATTCTGGTCATATCCCAAATGGGGTAAATTCTAGCCTAATTGTCTTGATTCCCAAGGTAAGAGGTGCTAATTCTCTTCGTAATTTTCGTACTATTGGTCTCAGtaaatttttcttcaaaatctttactAAGATCTTAGCTACTAGACTGGGGAGCGTTTTAGATAAACTTGTTTCTGAAGAACAGGTGGCTTTCATGAAAGGGCATAACATCCATGAAAACATTAGTCTTGCTTCTGAATTGATTAATGAGCTTCATATCAATCgtaaggatggtaatttgggcctTCAGCTTGATATTtcacaagcttttgacacggtcatTTGGTCTTTTGTCTTGGAGGTTTTTCGTAG TCCGGGGGGTTTTTTCAAGATAAATAGAGGTTTACGTCAGGGAGATCCTCTTTCTCCCTTGATCTTTGTTTTGATGGAGGATGTCCTTAGCAGAAATATCACAAAGCTTTTTGCAGAGAAGAGGATGTCTTACATG TGTGCTTCAGGTCAATCTGTTTGTCGCCAAAAGAGTAaaatttattatggtggtggttcattGAGTAGACgtaattatcttgttgattatttgggTATGAGTGTAGCTACTTTCCCTGATCGTTATTTGGGTGTTCAAATAATGCATGGTGTTGTGAG ttattccattcataatatgGCTATTTATAAGTGGCCTAGCAAGTTCATTGTGCAATGTGAGCGTGCAATTAGGAATTTTATTTGGTCTGGTGACTCTAATGTCAGTCGTGCTGTTGTGGTGGCGTATGATAAAATCTGTTGCCCTTTTGAGGAGGGGGGTTTGGGTTTATCTCGTATGGCTACTATGAATTCTGCAATGTTGATGAAGTTATGGTGGAAGATCAGTACTTCTAAGAAGAATTGGGCAGGTTATCTTAAGGCTAAGTTTTTTAGTCGAAGAGGTTGCATTAAGACTTATGGGGTGAAGTCTACCATTCTTCCAGGCATTAGAAGGGTTTATAAATATGTGGAGGCTAACACTAAAGTTCTTCTTGGTGATGGCAGGTCTACTTCTCTCTattatgatgtttggtatggAGAAAAATGTTTTGCAGAGATATTGGATGATTTTACTCTTGACAGATTGGTTTTGGTGAGTGATTGCTATAGGGATAACCAATGGGTTTTTCCTGAAAATCACTTGAACTGTTTACTCGCGGCTGGTGTGGATATGCATAATCTTCCTTTTCCAAATGTGGGTGAAGATAAGAGAGTTTGGATGCCAAACTTTTCAGGTGATTTTTCGGTAAGCTCTGCCAAGGAGCTTATTCGTCAGAAACATGGTAGCTTCAATGCAGCGTCTATGCtgtggaggaaggaaattcacCCTAGACTTGCGGCTCAAAACTGGAAATTCATTCGTGGTGCTTGTGCCACTTTGGATATCATTCAATCTAGGTTCAGAATTCATTTGGCTAACAAGTGTGTTCTGTGTGAAACTGAGGAAGAATCGCTAGAAcatattctttttctttgttcttttgcaGCTCGTGCGTGGTCTTGGATTTCTGGTATCTTTGGTATGACAGCAAACTTCAACATTGTGGATTCTTTCAAGGCAGCTAAGGGAAGAAGTGCAATTGTCCGTGACTTGTGGCTGGTGGCGAACTTAGTAATCAGGTCAGAACTATGGGCTATGCGCAACAAATGCATTTTTGAGAAGCACAAACCGAGCTGGGGTCTTTTTTCTAAAAGAGTGCTGAAGCTAATACAAGAATACTCAGTCCATCTAAAAGGGTTTATGCGCAACAGTGTGGATGAtatggtgttgttggattacttctgTGTGGTTCATAGAAGTGTTAGACATCAGCAGCATATTGAAGTGTTATGGCAGCCTCCGGAACTTAATGAGATtctaatttgttgtgatggagcagcgCGTGGAAATCCAGGCATTGCGGGAGCAGGAGTGGTGGCAAGAGACTCTAGCTGTGCAGTTCTTGGTGCTTTGAATATTGGTCTTGGAGTTACTACAAACTATTTGGCGGAACTCTATGCAATTATAATTGGTATGGAATGGGCAATGCAATGGAATTATGATCGTATTTGTGTGCAATCTGATTCATATGGAGTAGTTCAAGCTTTACAAAGCTCttctattccttggtttgcaagaGCAAGATGGGGGCGGTTATGCAATCATTATATTTCTATAAGGATAATTCACACTTATAGAGAGGCGAATTTTTCAGCAGATAAGATGGCTAAGAATGGTTGTTATCTTGATAATGAAGTGGGAATTCAGTATGAAGGAAGACCTGATTTTTTAATTTCCGTTGAAAACCCTAATGTTTCCTATTTTCGTTTCAAGTAG
- the LOC113324801 gene encoding uncharacterized protein LOC113324801, with product MWFGHPDFMRVVEDSWEEPIVGSPAFIYSQKLKRLKIAMKLWNQEVFGNVDVRLKQAQLRLESSMRLSDEDPSDVDKLNSMRSVAVDVNDIRMQQVIMLKQKSRNQWLVEGASNSNFFHNSIRIRRSSNTISELVDANGVTVTDYNQIRNLIVDYYEAKFNGDDSVPVEALFNIDYNSISLEESARMDQFPSIDEIHAAVFDLGADSAPGSDGFAGFFYRHCWEIIREDLRGANTLRNFRPTGLSNFFFKIFTKILATRLGSVLDNLISEEQVAFMKGINIHENISLASEMVNETQIKRKDGNVGLKLDITQAFDAVSWTFILEVFRKYGFSESWCDWILQILMSARISVLVNGSPEGFFSIDRGLRQGDPL from the exons ATGTGGTTTGGGCATCCCGATTTTATGCGTGTGGTTGAAGATAGTTGGGAGGAACCTATTGTGGGTTCACCAGCCTTtatatattctcaaaaattaaagcGTCTTAAAATTGCAATGAAGTTGTGGAATCAAGAAGTTTTTGGTAATGTTGATGTTAGGCTGAAACAGGCTCAGCTTAGACTTGAAAGTTCAATGCGTTTATCGGATGAAGACCCTTCGGATGTGGACAAATTGAACTCGATGAGAAGTGTGGCAGTGGATGTTAATGATATTAGAATGCAACAAGTCATTATGTTGAAGCAAAAATCCAGAAATCAGTGGTTAGTTGAAGGGGCTAGTAATTCTAATTTCTTTCATAATTCTATTCGTATTCGTAGGAGTAGTAATACTATTTCGGAATTGGTGGATGCTAATGGGGTAACGGTGACTGATTATAATCAGATTCGTAACCTTATTGTTGATTATTATGAGGCAAAGTTTAATGGTGATGATTCAGTTCCAGTTGAAGCTCTTTTTAATATTGATTATAATAGTATTTCTCTTGAGGAGAGTGCTAGAATGGATCAGTTTCCCTCAATTGATGAGATTCATGcagcggtttttgatttgggtgcGGATAGTGCGCCAGGGTCGGatgggtttgctggttttttctataggcattgttgggagattatccgGGAGGATTTG AGAGGTGCTAATACTCTTCGTAACTTTAGGCCGACTGGTcttagtaatttcttttttaagatttttactaagattttagctacGAGGCTTGGTAGTGTTTTGGATAACTTGATTTCTGAGGaacaagtggcgtttatgaaaggGATAAATATCCATGAAAATATTAGTCTAGCTTCAGAGATGGTGAATGAAACGCAGATTAAGCGGAAggatggtaatgttgggttaaaactTGATATAACTCAGGCATTTGACGCGGTTAGTTGGACTTTCATCTTGGAGGTGTTTCGaaaatatggtttttctgagAGTTGGTGTGACTGGATTCTCCAAATTCTCATGTCTGCTAGAATTTCGGTTCTCGTCAATGGTAGCCCGGAAGGTTTCTTCAGTATTGATAGAGGGCTTCGTCAGGGTGACCCTTTGTAG